Sequence from the Candidatus Abyssobacteria bacterium SURF_5 genome:
CAAAAAGGTCGGCGCAATCGATGGCGGACGTCCGATGATCCCCTGAAATTCTATCAGGTGAAAAATCCATCCGAGCAGGGTGGTCACGAGGATTCCAATCAGAATGGCGCCGCGCACACGAAGCGCAAGAAGACCCGAGATAACCAGAATCCCGAACAGCGACAACAGGACTGGCGGGCTATGCAGATCGCCCAGCCCCACCAGTGTCCCTTCCCGCGCCACGACCAGGCCCGACCACTCCATCCCCACCATCGCGATCAGGAGCCCGATTCCGACAGCTATCGCGCTCTTGAGCGACTGCGGAATCGCCTCCATGATCCGGACGCGGAACTTGACAGTGGATAAGATGATGAACAACGTGCCCGAAATGCAATTCGCGGCGAGCGCTTGCTGCCAGGTGTAACCCATGAATTGGCATACGGTGAAGACAAAGAAGAAGTTGTGACCCATTGCCGGCGCGAGCGCGACGGGATAGCCGGCCAGCACCCCCATCAGAAAGGTGGCCAATGCGCTCGAGAGACAGGTCGCGGCGAGGACGGCTCCGTGGTCCATCCCGCAGATGCTCAGCACCGTCGGTTGAACGAACACGATATAGGACATCGTCATGAAGGTGGTGGCGCCGCCCACAACTTCCGTCCGAATGTCGGCGCCTCTGAGCTGGAGGTTGAACATGAGGAGTCTCCTCTGTTCATAAAAGGGAGAGCGTCACATCAGCGAGCGTAACGGGCGTTGAGGGTTTACTGTTCTCGCTGAACGTAGAATTTCTCTTTCAGCCTGCGCTCGACCACCTCGGGAACGAACGCGCTGATATCTCCGCCGAACTCTATCAGTTCTTTCACCAGGCTCGAGCTGATGAACGAATAGTTTTCATGTGTCATCAAGAAAATCGTCTCAAAGTTGTCATTCAATTTCCGATTCGTCAAGGCCATCTGGAATTCGAATTCAAAATCGGAAAATGCGCGCAGGCCCCGCACGACGCAGCACGCACCACATCTGCGCACGTAATCGACGAGCAGGCCGTCAAACGAATCGACGCGCACCGTCGGATATTCCATGGTCAACTCGCGGATCATCTTCAGCCTTTCCTGAATCGAGAACAAGCCGGCTTTGCGAATATTATGGGCAACGGCGACAATAAGTTCGTCGAACAGACCCACGGCGCGCTCGATAAGATCGATATGGCCGTAGGTGATAGGGTCAAAACTGCCAGGATAGATAGCCGTTCGCTTCATGCCAAATCTCCTAAATCCCTTCTTGCCGCATATTTTGCCGCGTCATAAACCGCCTTCAGAGGTATGTTCCGATTCCGGGCAAGCGCCTTGCAATCTTCGAATTCCGGCGACACCGAAAGCGTCCGTTCCTGTCCCGTTCCGATCTTCACCCTCACCTTCCCCCATTCGGTCTCCACCTCGATCACCCGCCGGTGCAGTTTCAGCCGCGCCTCACGATGATAGCGGATGCCGAAGGTTGTGGATTCGGAAAAAATGATCTCGGCCATCGCAGCGGTTCGGGACGGCTCGCACAATATGGTGAGCAGCGTACCCGGTCGCGTCTTTTTCGACTGCGTCCCGGAAAGATAAACCTCGAGGGCTCCGTTCTCGAACAGCCGCTCCATGAGGTATTCGAAATTTTCAGGATTCATGTCGTCTATGGTGGTGTTCATGACCACAATGTCATCCGCGGCGTACGCATCCGCCGGCTCGGCAATGAGAGCGCGCAACAGGTTCGGCCAATCCGGGAAATCATTCTTGCCGGCGCCATAACCCTGTGCGAGCACCGTCTGCGGAGGAATCGGGCCGAAGCCGGACGCCAGCGATCGCAAAAGGACCGCCCCCGTCGGCGTCGCCAACTCCGCCTGTGGTCCTCTGGAATAGATAGGTATTCCCTCGAGCAGTTTCATTGTCGCCGGAGCGGGAACCGGCAGAACGCCGTGCCTGCACTCCACGAAACCGCCGCCGACGTTCACCGGCGAGGCCTGTACCTCCTGGATCCCCAATTTGTCCAGGGCAATCAGAGTGCCGACCACGTCCACAATAGCGTCTATGGCGCCGACTTCATGAAAATGGATTTTATCCGGAGTAGTGGCATGAAGCGCCGCTTCCGTTTCGGCCAGGAACGAGAAAATCCGCTTTGCCTTCTCCACAATCGGCTCGGCAAGCGAGCTGCGATCGAGAAGGCTCTGAATCTGGTGGAGTCCGCGCTCGCCCGGCCGTTCTTCGTCCACGTGAACGAAGAAGTTGGTAGCGCTTAGATGTCGCCGCATCGTCTTCTCGGCATGCAGATGATATCCTTCAAGCGGCACGAGCCGAAGGCCTTCGCGCAGGGCATCGAGTTCCAGACCGGCATCGATCAACGAGCCGAGAATCATGTCTCCGCTGACGCCGGAAAAACAGTCAAGGTACAGGCAGCGGCGCACGTGTTACATTCTCCGTGAGGTCACACGACCCCTATTTTTGCCGGGCGATAAGGCTGGCGAAGTAACCGGCGCCAAACCCGTTGTCGATGTTCACCACCGCAACGCCGGGCGAACAGGTATTCAGCATTCCCAGGAGCGCGGCCAGCCCATCAAAACTCGCGCCGTACCCAACGCTCGTGGGAACGGCGACTACAGGGCATTCTACCAGACCGCCCACCACGCTTGCAAGCGCGCCCTCCATTCCGGCCGCCACCACCAACGCGTCCGCCTTCGCTATCTCTTTCCTGCGGTCGAAAAGCCGGTGGATGCCGGCCACGCCCACGTCGAAGATGCGCCTGACGCGGCAGCCCATCATCTCAGAGGTCAAGGCAGCCTCCTCGGCGACCGGAATGTCCGAGGTGCCCGCCGTTATGACCGTGACTGCCCCCTTTTTCCGCTTGATCGGATGCAGAATGATGGTCATCACGCGCGCGTCCTGATGGTAAACCGCCGTGGGGTGCACCTGGCGGACCGCCTCATAGATTTCGCGCGAAACCCGTGTCGCCAGCACGTTTCCATCGCGTTCGATCATCTTCCCCGTGATCGCCACCACCTGCTCCTTGGTTTTCCTTTCGCACAAGATGACTTCCGGAAAGCCCCTTCTCAAATGGCGGTGATGGTCGAGCTTGGCGAAACCGAGGTCCTCATACGGGAGCGACTTCAACGCGGAAACCGCCTCTTCAACGCTCACCTCGCCGCGTGACACTGCGGCAATAAGAGAGCGCAGTTTATCTGGATGCATGTATGGCCCTCTCCGTCAGATTTTCTTTTTGCTGGCTCTTTTGACGGCGGCGCCGAAGATCGGCTCCTTTTTGTACTTCTTCGACATACCGATCATCAGCAGGATATCCCGCCCCAGAACCTCATCTATTATAGCGCGAAGATATCCGAATGTGGAAGAGGGCAGTTTGGTGACGCTGTCGCAGTCGTCGATGAGGATCACATGCGACTTGATCAGCCGGTTCAGCAGGCCGTTCCAGTCGAACGCCTGCTTTTTCGAGAGAACCGTCACAAGCCGCTCGATCGAGAGGGAGGAAACCGGCCCGGTGAATACGCCTTGCAGCCGGTGGGCCAACGCATTGAAGAAGTGGTTGCGGCGCTGGCGGTCGTCTTCCATGACCAGCAAAGGAAACTTGTTGCGCCAGCGCTTGTTGGGGTTCTTGAAAATCTCCTCGAATTCCTCGAACAGCTCTTTCCCCTGGAAATTGGCGCTTGTCAACGCGGTATTCGCCTGCAGGAACTCCTCGAAGAAATCTTTTTTCACCTCCGGGGCGGCCGGCTCCGGCGAAGGCGCCGTCTCCGCCGCACGCGTCTCAGCTTCCTGTTTTTCCTGCTGTCCGGCGAACGGAATCCGGGCAACATGAACGAAAGCCTCAATCGCTTCCTTCTGCTCTTCTTGCACTTGAGCATCAACCTCCAGTTTTGCCAACAGTCCAGCCTCAATAAAATGCAGCATGCTTTCCTCGATACTCTGCATCTTTATCGGAGGCACTTCCGAAGCAATGACTATCTGGGTCCCGCTCTTCAGCATCGCGGAGAGCAATCCGTATAGAGATGCCTGTATCTCCCGGGGAACATCGGAAATCTCGAAATCGTCTAGAATGAGCAGCCGCAGGCTCCTCGGCCATTTCTCCAGATTCTCGCGCTCCCTTTTCATGCGCTCGATAAGCGAGCCGAGCGAAATTACCACGGCGCTCAATTTCGGGTTCTGTTTGGTGGCCAGTAATCCGAGCGCGTGCATGATATGCGTCTTTCCCGCGCCGGACTGCCCGTATATGCAAAGCGGGTTATACAGCGTTCCGGGACTCTTGGCTATTTTCTCCGCCATCGTTATCGTGAAACTGTTCGCCTCGCTGCCCCTGAATCCCGCAAAATCATGCAACCATTCCACCGGCTCGAACTGCACGTCGCCGGCCGGTTCTTCCGGCTCAGCCTGCGCGTCGCTCGCATCGGCAGCCGGCTCTTCCGCCGATGCCGGAGGAGGCGAAACGTCGGCCTCCTGCTCCGCCGCCGTCGGGAGTTTGGCGCTGTCAGGCTGAGACGCCTGTTCATGCTCGAGCGTGGTGAGACGCCCGCGCAGGACATCGTTTTCCTTTCGCTGCCGGAGTAGGAGCTCTTCATACTCCTGCCGCACCTTCGCGAGTTGGGCGTCGGCGGTTTGAGCATGCTCTTCCAGAGATCTGGCGGCTTCCTTTTGCGCGGCGGACAGGCGCTCTATTTCCTTATCCTTCGAAGCGACTATCTCCCGGGCCGACTCCCGACCGCGTTGTTCCGCCGCTTGCAGCATATCGTCTTTTTTAGCGGTAATCCGCTCCAGTTCCTGAATGCGGGCAAGAGCGCCTGCATCCTCTTGCTCGACTTGCGCCCGCAGCTTCGTCAGTTCTTCTTGCAACGCCTTGATCTGATCGTCGCGAGACTTGAGCGCCTGCTCTGTCTTTTTCTTCTCCGACTGCAGCTTGCTTCCGCTCTTCTCGGCCTTGACCATTTCGGCTCTCAGTTTGTCGTAGTCGACTTGAAGCTCCGAATAATCGTGGCGTACCGCCGCCAGCGCGCGCTCCTTGGCCGTCAATTCTTTCTCCAGCGCTGAAAAATGGCCCTGCGCCTCCGCCCCTTGAGCGGTGCTTTGCGAAAAACTCTCCCGCAACGCCTCAAGCGCCTTTTGCGACTCGGCCACGCGCAGGTCTTTCTCCTCGATCAGGGTCGCCAGCCGCGCCGCATCCTGCTCGGCCAGCTCCCGCAGTTCGACCTGTCTTTCCAGGTCCTGCTGCGCCTCGTTCATCTTCTTCTTTAACTTCTGCACCTGTTCGGATAGCGACTTCATCTCGAGCTCGGCGGCGCTACTTGCGTCGGAATGCGCCTTCTCGCGCGCGGTCGATTCCAGCCGCTGGCGCTCGAGTCGTTCGGTCAATGCAGCCTTTTCCTGCTCGAATCGCGACAGTAACTCGCCTTCGCGCGCCTGCGCCTCTCTCAGTTGAACGCGAGCCTCCTGCAGACGCTCTCCGGCCGCCTGGACCGCAGCTTCCGCCTCGTGCGTAACCTCCTCCACCCGTGCGGCAACTTCCTGTTCTTTGGCGGCGAGCGAAGCCTTTTCGTTTTCAGCGGCGGCGAGTTCAGCCCGCAGCGCCGCCAGCGCCTCCTCGCTCGATTGTATCCGCCGCTCATAGTCGCCGAGCCGACTTTCGAATTCCCGAACCTGTTCGTTCCGCTGAGTCAACTGCGTCTCGAGCTCGCTCGCGCGCTCCCTGGCTTCCTGTATCTGCTTATCGAACAGATCCCGCGCGGCCGCGGACGAATCTTCCGCCTGCTGCCTCTCTTCCTTTACGGCCGCCAGCTCGTGCGCGAGTTCCGAGACTCGCCGCTCGAACTCATCGCCGCGCTCGTTTGCCGCCACAATATCTTCGAACGTTTTCTGCAGCTCATCGTTCCGGCGTTTCAGCTCGTCTTTCAGCTTCAGGATATGCTCGGCCTCGCCCTTTTCCTTCGCATCCAAAAGCTGATCGCGCTGGCGCACGCGGTCCTCGAGATCAGAAACGTGGGTCTTTAATCGCTTAATGATGCCGGCCGATTCCTGAACTTCGCGCTGTGAGGCGGCGATTTTTTCCGCGAGATCCTTCTCATGCAAGGCGAGCTCGTCGCGTTGTCGCTCGAGGCGTTCCTCCCAACTCTTCTGCGCTTCCTCAAATTGTCTTCCTATTTCCTCCGCGCGCGCTTCGGCCTCTTCCGCTTCCGCTTTTGCCTGGTTCAGAATCTCTTCGTTCCTTTGCAGCTTGGCGGTGGCTTCCTCGAGCGATTTCGAGAGGTTCTGCTCAGAAGCCTCTTTCTCTTTCAGGACAGCCTTCAACTGTTCGATCTCGTCGTTCAGCTCGGCCGCCAGCATCTTCCGTTGCTCGCGTGTCTCCTTCAGGACCGCTTCCTGCTTCTTGCGTTCCAACTCCGCCGCATGCAACTCGTCATCCAGCTTCTTCACCTGCTCATGAAACGCTCGAATACGCTCTGCATCCTCTCGTTCCTTGAGCAGGAGAGCCTGCTCGCGTTCCGACACATGATTCTGCAGCTTCAGGTTTTCGGAAGCCAATTCCTCAAGTTTCTTGCTTTTTTCGCCGATCTCCCGTTCATGCTGCTCCACCATCGATTTCGAGGAAGCGAGTTCCGCAGTGATTTCCGAGAGGTCCTGTTTCATCTTCTCGCGTTCGGAGCGCACTCGCTCGAGCTCCTCGCGCGCGCGCTGATGGTTCTGAGAGACTTCTTTCAGGCGCTCCTCGATCTCAGCACTAGCGGATTCCGCCGCACTCGCGCGCTTCGACAGCGTGGCGTTTTTTTGTTCCCGCGATTGGGAAAGTGCGCGTTCGGCCTCGAGCGCCTGCGAGAGAGCGTTGATCTCCTCCTGCAACTGCTGCTCCCGAGCGGCCGCCTCCGAGAGCTTGGCGGAACTCTCCTCCGTCCTCTGCGCCCGAATGTGTTCAAGGTTGTCCTCGAGTTCCTTGATGCGAGCGTTTAATTGCTCCGCCGCCTTCTTGAGCAGCTCGTTCTCTTCGCGCGTCTCTGCATAGCTATCCTCGAGGTCCAACTTCTCTCTTTGCTCCTTCGAGCTGCGCTTTTCACGCTCCTCTCGAAGCAGCACAAGTTTTTCGTCTTTGTCCTCGAGCTGGATTTTCAGGGCGAGCAGATCATCTTCTTTTTCTTTCTGCAGTTGCTCGATTCGGGCTTGCAGGGCCTGCAATTTCTGCTCCGCCTGCTTCTGGTGGTCTGCGTGGAGGGCAAGATCGCTGAAATTCTTTTTCAGCAGTTGCTCCAGCTCCGAAATTCGTGCTTCTTTTTCCGACAGAGCCGCGTCGCGATCCCTCAGGGCCTCCTCGGCGCGCTCTTCCCGCTCTTTCAGCTCCTTCGACAACTGGGCGATTTCGCTCGAGATAACCTTGCCCTGTGATTTCAGCAGATTATTTTTCTCGTCAAGCTCTCCCTTGATCTTCTTTAATCTCAAGGTGAGCGAAGCATTGTCAGCGGCAGTCGCCTTCTCACGAGCCGCAAGTTCTTCAATCTGGCGCTGCATCTGCTGAACGATTTCATCATGCGAGCTCAATTTCTGCTCGTACTCGCGCAAGGTGACCTGGAGACCGTCCTCGTGTTTCTTCGCCTGGCGCTGCATCCACGTGCTGAGAATCTCCTCCGTCGTGGCAGTATCCTTCTGCTCGCCCGCCTGCTCGCGAATGGCGGATAGAAATTCCGCCACCTTCTCCTTCGTGAGGGGCTGGCGATTGAGCGTGGAGAAGGTCTTGAGGTGGCCGGGCAACCGTTTCAGGTAAGCCGAATTCTTCCCGGCCTCCTTCATCAGCATCTGCATAACATCGAGATCAAGCTCCAGGTCCAGACGAGCACACTCGCTCTTCAAAATCTTGAGGCGCGTTTCCGGAAGCGGCGGCACGAGGTGCGCGTCGATTCCGCCGCGGAGCCTGCTGAGAAACCGCTTGTCGAACCCGCGCAGGTCCTTGATCGGAACCGAAGACGCCAGCAGAATCTGCTTTCCGCTGTCTACAAAGGAATTGAAGAGGGAAGAAAACTTGTCTTTGGCGGCGGGAACATCCAGAATCCGCTCGAAATCATCGACAATCAGAAAGTCCTTTCGAACGAGTTCACGGGCCAACGCTTCATCGGAAGACGCACCGTTTCCGAATACCTGCTCGACCGTGTCTTCTTCAGATACAAAAAGCAGGGATATCTCGGGATGCGCCCGGGACAATTCGGTGCTTACCGCGGTAAGCAGATGCGTTTTTCCGGAACCCGCCTCGCCGTGGATCAGCAGAGGCGAGTATCCTTTTTCGAGATTGACGACCGCTTTACACAGAGCGACGGCAAATTTGTTGGAATCGTCGACCTCGAATGAATCAAGCATAACTTCAGGCACTGGTTCCTCCGACCGTAATCCCTCGTATCCGAAGCGTCGGCTGTGCGTCGGAAACCGGGGCCCCCTGCCCGTCTTTTCCGCACGTTCCGAGGCCAAAACCGAGATCGTTGGCCACCATGTCTATTCCCGATAAAACCTTGAGCGAGTTTCCGATCAAAGACGCACCCCGAACCGGTTCCTTGATTTCCCCATTGCGGATCAGGTAGCCCTCGCTTACCTCAAACATGAAATCCCCGCTCACCGTGTTCACCTGTCCGCCGCCCATCCGCCGCACGAACAGACCTTTGTCGGTCGCTGATATGACATCCTCCGGGCGCGCACCGCCGGGAACAATCAAGGTGTTCGTCATGCGGGGGATCGGCCGGTGGCGGTACGACTCGCGACGTCCGTTGCCCGTGGAGGCACGGCCCTCCTTGCGCGCGCCAATGACGTCGTACAGGTAGCTCTTCAAAACTCCATTCTCCACGAGCACCGTGCGCTCGGCCGGCGTCCCCTCGTCGTCCACCTTGAACGTGCCCCGCCTCCGCGGGATCGTGGCATCGTCGTGCACCGAAACCGATTCCGAAGCGATCCGCTGTCCGATCTTGCCCGCAAACACCGAGAGACCCTTCTGCACCAGGTCGGCCTCAAGACCGTGCCCGACCGCCTCGTGGATCATCGTTCCGCCGGCTTCGGCGCCGACAACAACGGGCATGATACCCGTCGGCGCCGGCGATGCGTCCAGCATTCGCAGCGCCTGCTCGGCCGCTGTTCGCGCCACCTTCGCGGGGGTCGTATCTTCAAACATCTCGAATCCCATTGTCCCGCCGACCGGCTCGTAGCCCGTCTGAATAAGGTCTCCTCGCTTTGCGACCGAATGCACAAGAAAGATGATGTGGTCGCGCTCATCGGTCACGAGCAGACCGCTGGAGTTCGCGATGATGACGCGCTGCCGCGAGTCACCATACCGAACGAGTACCTGCACAACCTCTTTGCCGGCGCTCCATGCGGTTTCGTTCGCTTCCAGCACCTTCGAGACTTTTTCACTCGCAGGAACCGCCGACGGATACTTTATCCTCTTCTTCTCGAAGCTCACCTTGACGGCTTCGGGAAAGGTGTATTTTTGAACCGGCGCACGGATGCCTTTGCTCACCCGCTCGGCCAGATCCCGCAAGGCCGCCGCCGTCAACTGGTTGGTGGAAGCATATGCGGTCATATCTCCCACAACCACACGCAGACCGGCGCCACGATCGGTTCCGCTGATTACGCGCTCTATCTTGTTCGCTTCACAACCGATCGAAACGGAAAACCGTTCCTCAATGAAAAGCTCTGCAAAATCTCCGCCATTTTTCAGCGCTAACTGCAAAATCTTTGGAATTTCCCGAACTATTTTCATATGCGGTTACTCCTTTTTGGGATGGTAATGGTCAATTATAGAAACGCTTCTTCGGGAAGTCAAGATAACCACCCTTGCTTCATGTATAACTCTCGCATGCTTATAGTCTTATGAGGCAAAGGGCTCATGAAGAAGGCGGCTCCTCAGATCGACTACCATAGTTTAACACCGCGCCCCCGCCGTAAATACGTGAGGGGCAAAAAATGCCTAATTTCCGGGCACTGCCGGAATCTGCTTGACATAAAAGGGCTTCTGCGGTAAAAATTGTACGAAATTGTTTTCCAAAGTGTATCCTCAGGCGCACGGTTTGCCGATACTCCTCCTTCTCTTCATGGGGCCGTTTTGCCCTCTTCAGTGGGGGAGGGATGCCCCGGCGAAAGGGATAATCTGATGGTGAAGAAGAGACAGAGCAGCGTCCTCCTCGAGAATGTCGATCGGACGGCGACCGCACTCGTGCGCCGCGAGCTCCTGAAATGTATCGGACTGACCGAAGAAGAGATGAAGCGTCCGCTTGTCGGGGTCGTGAATTCCTGGACCGAGTTGACCCCCGGCCATCTTCACCTGCGCGAGGTGGCCGAGGCAGTCAAAGCGGGCGTTCGCATCGGAGGCGGAACGCCGCTTGAATTCAATACGCCGGCCCCGTGCGACGGGTACGGCAACGGCCTCGATGGGATGAAGTATGTCTTGCCACTGCGCGACCTGATCGCCGATTCCGTCGAGACAATGGTGCTCGCGCATCATCTGGATGCCCTCGTATTTATCTCCTCATGCGACAAGATCGTGCCGGCCCACCTCCTTGCAGCGGCCCGGCTGGATCTGCCCTCCGTATTCGTTACCGGCGGCCCGATGCTCCCCTTCGACCTGTTCTTGCCGAAGGACGCGCCCCGAATTCTCAGCCAACTGGTCTGCCCGTCCTCCGGCGCATGTCCCGGAATGGGAACCGCCAATACCATGCAGTTTCTGGTCGAAGCCCTGGGAATGAGCCTTCCGGCCTCCGCGACAACCCATGCCGTGCAATCCGAGAAAATCGTGCAGGCCAAGCAGAGCGGAATGCTGGTGATGAAGGCGCTCGAAGCCGGCCTCAGCCCGCGCGCCGTCATGACGCGGCAGGCCCTTGAAAACGCGGTCTCCGTGCAGATGGCCTCCGGCGGATCGACCAACGCCGTCCTGCACGTGCTCGCGCTCGCCGATGAGCTCGGAATCGAATTCGATATCTCGGAATATAACCTCTTCTCACAACGCGTGCCGCATATCTGCGGAGGACTGCCGTCCGGACCGTATTCGATTCTGGATATTCACAAGGCCGGCGGCGTGCCGGCTATCATGATTCAGCTTGGCGACCTGATTCACGGCGACGCGCTCACGGTAACCGGAAGAACAGTAGCCGACAACCTGGTGGGCAAATGGGCGCTTGATGAGGAAGTCATCCGCCCGCGCTCGAACCCATTTCATGCCGAGGGCGGAATCGCCATTTTGCGGGGCAATCTGGCGCCCGACAGCGCCGTCGTCAAACAAAGCGGCGTGCCGGAATCGATGCTGGTTTTTCGGGGACCTGCGCGCATTTTCGAGAATGAGGCCGAATCGGTTGAGGCCGCGCTGAATCGCGTGTTCCAGCCCGGCGAAGTCATCGTCATCCGCAACGAAGGCCCGAGGGGCGGGCCGGGCATGCGCGAGATACTCACCGTGACCGAACAGTTATTCCAGATGGGACTCGAGGAGCAGGTCGCAATCATCACCGACGCCCGCTTCTCGGGTTTCACCCGCGGCCCCGCCATCGGACACGTTTGTCCCGAGGCCTACGAAGGCGGGCCGCTGGCCGCCGTCAGAAACGGCGACTTCATTAAAATCGATATACCGGCGCGGACCGTCGATGTCGAGATATCGCGAGAGGAGATGGATAAGCGGCTGCGCCAATGGAAAAGGCCGGAGAGGAATCTGAAGGGCTATCTCGCAAAATATGCTGCCCTCGTTTCGCCCGCATATCGAGGAGCGGTGGTAAAGGTCTGAATACCATAAAGGAGACAACGAATGGAACTGAAAAAAGTACTCGCCGGATGGAATAAAGTTTGCCCCGGTTGTAATATCGCCCGAAAATATCCAAAATCCTTTATCGGCCGAAAGGTGCGCGCTCACTGGGAGAACGGATGCCCGGTGCATGACGCGTACGTGGAGGTCTACGGCGCGAACGAGCCTACTTCGAAAAAGAAGGCATCAAGGAAAAACGCGCCGAAGAAAAAAGTCGCGGCCAAGGCCGGCGCCGGCAATCCGGGCAAACCACAGGCAAAAGGTGGACAGAAGAAAAAGAAATGATTACCCTGACGTAAGGGGGAGAATTCGCAAGGTCTCGCCCGTTTCCCAGACGGGCCCTTAGAGAAAATCCTCGAGGCCCCGCTTCTTCAGTTCATCGACGACTCGGCGGACGTCGGGCGCGCGCTCCTTCTTGCATACCAGCAGCGCGTCCTCCGTCTCGATGATAACGATGTCTTCGAGCCCGATGACCGCCACCAGCTTCTTGGTGCTGTGAATGATGTTTCCGGTGGATTCAATTGAAACGACCTTGGCGTCGAGGAAATTGTTGTCCTTATCCTTCGGCCAGATCTGCTCCATCGCAGCCCAACTGCCGATATCGTTCCAGCCGAAGTCGCCTTTGAGCAGAGCCACGTCGCTTGATTTTTCCATAACGCCGAAGTCGATCGACTCGGCTTTGAGCGACGGATAAATCTTCTCGATCGTCTTTTCTTCGCTTCCCTTGCCGATCGCGCTCTCTATTTTCATCAGGCCCTCATACAGATCGGGCAGGTGAACCTTGATCTGTTCGAGAATGACCGACACCTTCCACACGAACATGCCGCTGTTCCACATGTAGTGGCCGGTTTTCAAGAATTTTTGCGCCACCGCCTTGGTGGGTTTCTCGCGGAACGCGACAACCTTATAAATATTTTCCTCCTGCACCGAATCTATCTTGTGTCCGATCTGTATGTAACCGTAGCCGGTTTCGGGAAACGTGGGCTGGATGCCGATGGTAACCAGTTTGTCTTCCTTTTGCGCGAAAGCAACTGCGGCTCT
This genomic interval carries:
- a CDS encoding NCS2 family permease, with the protein product MFNLQLRGADIRTEVVGGATTFMTMSYIVFVQPTVLSICGMDHGAVLAATCLSSALATFLMGVLAGYPVALAPAMGHNFFFVFTVCQFMGYTWQQALAANCISGTLFIILSTVKFRVRIMEAIPQSLKSAIAVGIGLLIAMVGMEWSGLVVAREGTLVGLGDLHSPPVLLSLFGILVISGLLALRVRGAILIGILVTTLLGWIFHLIEFQGIIGRPPSIAPTFLKLDILGLFRDQGLSNLLAIIFVFFFLDLFDTVGTLIGISERAGFLVNGKLPRAGQALLSDAIGTVSGTLLGTSTVTSYIESAAGVTAGARTGLANMVTAGLFLLALFFYPLTRMVGGAVEYGGIPLYPVIAPPLIIVGSMMMTSVRSIKWEDYTESLPAFLTLIVMPLTFSITDGIAFGFIAYALLKLMSGRGREVNAFVYTFAFLFVLRYLLKLGA
- a CDS encoding pantetheine-phosphate adenylyltransferase, producing MKRTAIYPGSFDPITYGHIDLIERAVGLFDELIVAVAHNIRKAGLFSIQERLKMIRELTMEYPTVRVDSFDGLLVDYVRRCGACCVVRGLRAFSDFEFEFQMALTNRKLNDNFETIFLMTHENYSFISSSLVKELIEFGGDISAFVPEVVERRLKEKFYVQREQ
- the larC gene encoding nickel pincer cofactor biosynthesis protein LarC; translation: MRRCLYLDCFSGVSGDMILGSLIDAGLELDALREGLRLVPLEGYHLHAEKTMRRHLSATNFFVHVDEERPGERGLHQIQSLLDRSSLAEPIVEKAKRIFSFLAETEAALHATTPDKIHFHEVGAIDAIVDVVGTLIALDKLGIQEVQASPVNVGGGFVECRHGVLPVPAPATMKLLEGIPIYSRGPQAELATPTGAVLLRSLASGFGPIPPQTVLAQGYGAGKNDFPDWPNLLRALIAEPADAYAADDIVVMNTTIDDMNPENFEYLMERLFENGALEVYLSGTQSKKTRPGTLLTILCEPSRTAAMAEIIFSESTTFGIRYHREARLKLHRRVIEVETEWGKVRVKIGTGQERTLSVSPEFEDCKALARNRNIPLKAVYDAAKYAARRDLGDLA
- the larB gene encoding nickel pincer cofactor biosynthesis protein LarB; protein product: MHPDKLRSLIAAVSRGEVSVEEAVSALKSLPYEDLGFAKLDHHRHLRRGFPEVILCERKTKEQVVAITGKMIERDGNVLATRVSREIYEAVRQVHPTAVYHQDARVMTIILHPIKRKKGAVTVITAGTSDIPVAEEAALTSEMMGCRVRRIFDVGVAGIHRLFDRRKEIAKADALVVAAGMEGALASVVGGLVECPVVAVPTSVGYGASFDGLAALLGMLNTCSPGVAVVNIDNGFGAGYFASLIARQK
- a CDS encoding TldD/PmbA family protein, with the protein product MKIVREIPKILQLALKNGGDFAELFIEERFSVSIGCEANKIERVISGTDRGAGLRVVVGDMTAYASTNQLTAAALRDLAERVSKGIRAPVQKYTFPEAVKVSFEKKRIKYPSAVPASEKVSKVLEANETAWSAGKEVVQVLVRYGDSRQRVIIANSSGLLVTDERDHIIFLVHSVAKRGDLIQTGYEPVGGTMGFEMFEDTTPAKVARTAAEQALRMLDASPAPTGIMPVVVGAEAGGTMIHEAVGHGLEADLVQKGLSVFAGKIGQRIASESVSVHDDATIPRRRGTFKVDDEGTPAERTVLVENGVLKSYLYDVIGARKEGRASTGNGRRESYRHRPIPRMTNTLIVPGGARPEDVISATDKGLFVRRMGGGQVNTVSGDFMFEVSEGYLIRNGEIKEPVRGASLIGNSLKVLSGIDMVANDLGFGLGTCGKDGQGAPVSDAQPTLRIRGITVGGTSA
- a CDS encoding dihydroxy-acid dehydratase (catalyzes the dehydration of 2,3-dihydroxy-3-methylbutanoate to 3-methyl-2-oxobutanoate in valine and isoleucine biosynthesis), with product MVKKRQSSVLLENVDRTATALVRRELLKCIGLTEEEMKRPLVGVVNSWTELTPGHLHLREVAEAVKAGVRIGGGTPLEFNTPAPCDGYGNGLDGMKYVLPLRDLIADSVETMVLAHHLDALVFISSCDKIVPAHLLAAARLDLPSVFVTGGPMLPFDLFLPKDAPRILSQLVCPSSGACPGMGTANTMQFLVEALGMSLPASATTHAVQSEKIVQAKQSGMLVMKALEAGLSPRAVMTRQALENAVSVQMASGGSTNAVLHVLALADELGIEFDISEYNLFSQRVPHICGGLPSGPYSILDIHKAGGVPAIMIQLGDLIHGDALTVTGRTVADNLVGKWALDEEVIRPRSNPFHAEGGIAILRGNLAPDSAVVKQSGVPESMLVFRGPARIFENEAESVEAALNRVFQPGEVIVIRNEGPRGGPGMREILTVTEQLFQMGLEEQVAIITDARFSGFTRGPAIGHVCPEAYEGGPLAAVRNGDFIKIDIPARTVDVEISREEMDKRLRQWKRPERNLKGYLAKYAALVSPAYRGAVVKV
- a CDS encoding mannose-1-phosphate guanylyltransferase; this encodes MRRDSHLYAVILAGGSGTRLWPRSRRNKPKQLLDIVSNKTMIQETVERLGPLVDGNHTIVVVGNIHFEEIDRQLAHVPTENILIEPEGKNTAPAIGLAAIHLKAIDEEAAMLVLPSDHLITDADRFRKIVRAAVAFAQKEDKLVTIGIQPTFPETGYGYIQIGHKIDSVQEENIYKVVAFREKPTKAVAQKFLKTGHYMWNSGMFVWKVSVILEQIKVHLPDLYEGLMKIESAIGKGSEEKTIEKIYPSLKAESIDFGVMEKSSDVALLKGDFGWNDIGSWAAMEQIWPKDKDNNFLDAKVVSIESTGNIIHSTKKLVAVIGLEDIVIIETEDALLVCKKERAPDVRRVVDELKKRGLEDFL